The Methanofastidiosum sp. nucleotide sequence TCACTACAAACGTGCCCATTAAGGAGCAGGTATACCCAGTTAGAACAGCTCCAATAATAGCAAAAAGAAGTATTTTTGTAGAAAATAGTTCTAACATACAATTCCCTTGTATCCCATTTCTAGAAGCTCAGGTTTTAGTATATCTTCTTTGTTGCCATCTGCGACAATTTTTCCATTATCCATCACAATGACCCTGTTGCATGACTTAGGTATTGAAGCTATATCGTGGATAACAATAACAAAGGTCATGCCTTTATTCTTATGAAAGTGAATCAGTTTTTCTGAAACTTCTCTCCTTGCTTCAAAATCAAGATTTGAGAAAGGTTCGTCCATTAGAATTATATCTGGTTCCTTTGCAAGAGCCCTTGCAATCATTACTTTCTGTGCCTGACCCCCAGAAAGTTTTCCTATTGGCCTTTTGGATATGCCATTAATACCCATGTATTCCATCATGCTGTTTGCTATTTCTTTATCTCTTTTAGTAATCGGTTTTAATAATCCAATCTTTCCATATCTCCCCATTAAAACAACATCAGAAACTAAAAAGGGAGTTAGTTCATCAATAGAATAATCCTGGGGAACATAACCAACATATTTTCTTATATCGTTCCCATCTCCTCTCAAAGCTTTTCCCAAAACTTTGACTTCGCCTCTATTTGATTCAAGGAGGCCATTTATAGTTTCAAGTAGAGTAGTTTTCCCCGCACCGTTTGGCCCAATGACAGCAACAAATTCACCTTTTTTGATATGGAGAGTAATACCTTTTAAACAAGGGATTTTTTCTCCTTCATAGGTTGTATCTACACCATTTAGCTCTACTGCCTTGTCCATTTTTGAACCTCAAAAAGTTCATTATAATCCTTTTCCATTATCTGCCCTGCGAGTATTTCTAAATCTTCGTGATCGACTTGATTTCTAATTTTCTCCAAAATATTTTCTTTAGGAATGAGAACAATTCCATCATTGCCTTTATAAAAAACAATCCTTATGGATGATCCGTCAGAAACTTTTAGATTTGCCTTCCCAGTTGTTGCACCAGATGT carries:
- a CDS encoding metal ABC transporter ATP-binding protein; amino-acid sequence: MDKAVELNGVDTTYEGEKIPCLKGITLHIKKGEFVAVIGPNGAGKTTLLETINGLLESNRGEVKVLGKALRGDGNDIRKYVGYVPQDYSIDELTPFLVSDVVLMGRYGKIGLLKPITKRDKEIANSMMEYMGINGISKRPIGKLSGGQAQKVMIARALAKEPDIILMDEPFSNLDFEARREVSEKLIHFHKNKGMTFVIVIHDIASIPKSCNRVIVMDNGKIVADGNKEDILKPELLEMGYKGIVC
- a CDS encoding formylmethanofuran dehydrogenase, which produces MKIRTIDFDNISSDELSKRLSEFHGHLGPYLVLGAKMGLYAKKTLSSSPFEIAAEITMPLKPPLSCTIDGIQFTSGATTGKANLKVSDGSSIRIVFYKGNDGIVLIPKENILEKIRNQVDHEDLEILAGQIMEKDYNELFEVQKWTRQ